The following proteins are encoded in a genomic region of Nicotiana sylvestris chromosome 4, ASM39365v2, whole genome shotgun sequence:
- the LOC138890590 gene encoding secreted RxLR effector protein 161-like: MEESKEIDTPIATATKLDIDEPGSSVDQKLYRGMIGSLLYLTASRPGIVFSVGLCARFQANPKESHLTDVKRMLRYLKGTTDLCLWYLKGSNFNLVGYADANYSGFLVDRKSTSGMAHFLGSYLVPWATKNQNSVVLSTAEAEYIVAASCCAQLLWIKQQLLNFGIDVGCIPIFCDNTSAISMSKNPVHHKRTKHIDITHYFFRDNYEKSLITVEFCATDKKIADIFTKALSRDHFERNRLELGMIKIT; encoded by the coding sequence atggaagaatcaaaagaaatcGATACTCCTATAGCAACAGCCACAAAATTagatatagatgaacctggttcatctgttgatcagaagttgtataggggaatgattggttctcttttgtatcttactgctagcagacctggcattgttttcagtgtaggtctttgtgctcgatttcaggcaaatccaaaggaGTCCCACTTGACTGATGTCAAGAGAATgttgagatacttgaaaggcacaactgacctttgcctttggtatctaaaaggtagtaattttaacctagtgggatatgcTGACGCTAATTAttcaggtttccttgtggataggaagagcacctcaggtatggcacacttccttggttcataTCTTGTGCCATGGGCTACCAAAAATCAAAATTCAGTGGtcttatctactgctgaagctgagtatatTGTTGCTgcttcatgttgtgctcaattgttgtggatcaaacaacaattattgaactttggaattgatgttggttgcatccctattttttgtgataacactagtgccatTAGTATGTCAAAGAACccggttcatcataagagaactaagcacatagatattACGCACTATTTTTttagggacaactatgagaaaagCTTGATCACTGTGGAGTTTTGTGCTACTGACAAGAAAATTGCCGATATCTTCACAAAAGCcttaagtagagatcactttgagaggaataggttggaattagggatgattaagatcacctaa